Part of the Actinomycetota bacterium genome, GCGAAGTCCGGCCGCTGCAGGCCCGACCCCTCCAGCGGGGTCGCGGGCGAGATCACCACCGCGGCCACCTCGGTCCCGTCCTGGATCGTGTAGAAGACCTCGGCGCTGAGGTTGGTGGCGTCCAGCTCCTCGCTGGAGTCCTCGATGTCGGCGTTGGTCTCGTCGATCAGGTCCTGGACGGCCGTCTGCCGGGCCGTGTCCAGGTCGGCCTTGAGGTCACCCTCGGGGGTGCCCTCCTCGAACTCGCCCTCGGGGGCCGGCTGCCAGCCGCTGCCGGCCCCGCCCTGGAAGTCCCGCACGCTGTCGTAGGTGGCGGCCACCGGGTCGTCGACGGTGAAGAACCTGAACGTCGGCTGGGTGCCCTTGGGGCCGGTGAGCGGCGTGGTCCCGGGGATGCCGAACAGCCACACGGCCGACAGCATGACCAGGAAGCCGAAGAAGGCCGTGGCCGCGATCAGGTAGCCCTTGAGAGCCCCGAAGTTCGAGGCCAGCAGCATGAACACCGACCCGGGCAGGAGCACGAAGGCGGTGAGAACGACGAGGAGACCCTTCACGGGCGCTGACGCCTCCTTTGCCTCGGCTGCCTACTCGGCACGGTTGCCACCACCCGCGGCCTCGAACTCGAGCAGCGGCCGCTCCTCGTCGTCGCTCTGGATCGACAGCAGGTAGTTGACCAGGTCGGTGATCTGCTGGTCGTTCATGGGCCCGCCGTAGCGGACGCCCCAGGTCGGCATGGGCGAGGGCGGGCGGCCCTTCTGGATCGCCTCCCAGGCGACCGTGGCCGGGTCGTCGTCGGGGTGGCGGCTGTGGATCTCGCGCAGGTCGGGGGCCTGGACGTCGGCCGGCTTGGCGTTCTTGACCCCGGGGGTGACGTAACGCTTGACCGTGCCGCCCTGGGCCTCCGGGCCGTGGCAGCGGGCGCAGAACTCGTGGTAGGTGGCCTGGCCGAGGCGGACCGACTCGCTGAGCTCCTTCTCGGCCGCGGCCCGCTGGCGCACCGGCTCGCGCAGGTACAGGAACGGCAGCAGCACGGCCAGGAACACGGTCAGGGCGACCCCGGCGACCTGGTACTTCTCCAGCAGCGGGCCCTCAAGGGCCTCGTCGGTGGGGCCGGGCCGGCGCGACGGCGGGGCCGACGGCCCGAACCGGCGGGCCCGCTCCCGGGCCGAGCTGATGACGATGATCAGCGCGACGAACAGGAAGATGGCCGAGACGACGGCCAGGATGAGGACGGTGGTCCGGCTCATTCCTCACCGCCGCCGACGCAGTGGGGGCCGTCCAGCTCCTGGCCGGTGGTGTTGGTCCCCCGGGGCGGGCCGGTGATCACCTTGGAGGTGTCGACCACGATCTGGCCGCCCGAGACCTCGATGGCGAAGCGGTCCAGCCCGCGCGAGGCCGGCCCCTCCTTCCACTCGCCGGCCTGGTTGTACTTGGAGCCGTGGCAGGGGCACTCCCACCACTGGGCGGTGGCGCACCACGGGACCCGGCAGCCGAGGTGGACGCAGCGCTGGTACAGGGCCATGAAGCCGCCGCCGGCGACCCCCGCGTACACGCCCTCGGTGTCGTCCTCCTCGTTGTAGGGGACCAGGTAGAAGCGGCCGTCGGGGTTGTAGGCCTGGCCGTCCCCGGCCTCGATGTTGGCGCTGATGGACTCGGGCGTGCCGGCCCGGATCTTGCTGCCGAAGCCCTCGGTCAGGTTGGGCCACAGGAAGTAGACGGTGCCGACGCCGAACCCGGCCGCGGCCGCCCCGAGCCCGGCCAGCCACGCCGTGCGCAGGAACGACCGCCGGCTCACCTGTGGCTTCTTGGGCGCCGGCCGGGGGGTGGCCGGTCGCACCCCCGAGGAGATCGCCATCGATTCCCTTCCTAGAATCTCTAGAACTCGAAGAACAGGCAGGTCTTGTCCGGATGGATCGGGGTCGAGCAGGTCTCGGTCCACGGCCAGACCCACTCGAAGCTCGGTCCCCGGAAGAACGAGCCGGCCAGCACGAGGATGGCCCAGAACATCAGGAACATCGTGAACATCAGGACGGCCAGCTTGCGGTTCTCGGGCCGCATCGACGGGTTCTTGTCGAAGTACGGCGCGGCCATCAGCGCCAGCAGGGCGATCCCGGGGATCGTCACGCCGGCCACCATCGGGTGGAAGTAGCGCAGCAGCTCCTGCAGGCCCAGGAAGTACCAGGGGGCCTTGGAGGGGTTCGGGGTCAGGTTGGAGTTGGCCAGCTCGCGCAGGGGCGCGTTGACCACCATGGAGAACACGGTCACGAAGGCGAATATGGCGAAGGCGGCCACCGCCTCGCGCAGCAGCAGGTGGGGCCAGACGTTGACCTTGTCCTCCTGGCGGGCCTCGGCCCGCTGGATGCCCTCGGGCGGGACCATGGCCAGCAGCCGGTGGGTCTCGCCCTGCTTGGCCGCGGCGCCGGCCTGGCCGGGCA contains:
- a CDS encoding cytochrome c; amino-acid sequence: MSRTTVLILAVVSAIFLFVALIIVISSARERARRFGPSAPPSRRPGPTDEALEGPLLEKYQVAGVALTVFLAVLLPFLYLREPVRQRAAAEKELSESVRLGQATYHEFCARCHGPEAQGGTVKRYVTPGVKNAKPADVQAPDLREIHSRHPDDDPATVAWEAIQKGRPPSPMPTWGVRYGGPMNDQQITDLVNYLLSIQSDDEERPLLEFEAAGGGNRAE
- a CDS encoding Rieske 2Fe-2S domain-containing protein, which translates into the protein MAISSGVRPATPRPAPKKPQVSRRSFLRTAWLAGLGAAAAGFGVGTVYFLWPNLTEGFGSKIRAGTPESISANIEAGDGQAYNPDGRFYLVPYNEEDDTEGVYAGVAGGGFMALYQRCVHLGCRVPWCATAQWWECPCHGSKYNQAGEWKEGPASRGLDRFAIEVSGGQIVVDTSKVITGPPRGTNTTGQELDGPHCVGGGEE
- a CDS encoding menaquinol-cytochrome c reductase cytochrome b subunit; the encoded protein is AQAPAASAPAAPATPAARPAAPGNGGGRRLTPEERAARVAAAVATKGLPGQAGAAAKQGETHRLLAMVPPEGIQRAEARQEDKVNVWPHLLLREAVAAFAIFAFVTVFSMVVNAPLRELANSNLTPNPSKAPWYFLGLQELLRYFHPMVAGVTIPGIALLALMAAPYFDKNPSMRPENRKLAVLMFTMFLMFWAILVLAGSFFRGPSFEWVWPWTETCSTPIHPDKTCLFFEF